A stretch of Bradyrhizobium sp. AZCC 2262 DNA encodes these proteins:
- a CDS encoding PilZ domain-containing protein, with the protein MTEDGKGVERVTFSRGYDVCLMAIDGTWRRDCQLNAISDTDATLTVEGSIQGLNLKEFFLLLSSTGLAYRRCELVRVNGTEMDIRFLRGKHAKKRSGASSKAEEAMH; encoded by the coding sequence ATGACAGAGGATGGCAAAGGCGTCGAGCGGGTTACGTTCAGCCGGGGCTATGACGTCTGCCTCATGGCGATCGACGGGACCTGGCGCAGGGACTGCCAGCTCAATGCGATCTCGGATACCGACGCCACGCTGACCGTGGAAGGCTCCATTCAAGGCCTCAATCTCAAGGAGTTCTTCCTGCTGCTGTCGTCGACCGGCCTCGCCTATCGCCGCTGCGAGCTTGTTCGGGTCAACGGTACGGAAATGGACATCCGCTTCCTGAGAGGCAAGCACGCCAAGAAGCGATCGGGCGCCTCGTCAAAGGCCGAAGAGGCGATGCACTGA
- a CDS encoding chemotaxis protein CheW, giving the protein MTTKTETIEGTVAEYVTAVIGGQLFGLPISRVQDVFMPERLTRVPLSSAEIAGVLNLRGRIVTVVDMRARLGLPKNDDGKPPMAVGVDLRGESYGLLIDQIGEVLKLHDNGREENPVNLDPRMAKLAGGVHRLDGQLMVVLDVDRVLEIVPKTTLAA; this is encoded by the coding sequence ATGACAACCAAGACCGAGACCATCGAGGGCACCGTGGCCGAATACGTCACCGCGGTGATCGGCGGGCAATTGTTCGGCCTGCCGATCTCGCGGGTGCAGGACGTGTTCATGCCGGAACGGCTGACCCGCGTTCCCCTGTCGTCGGCGGAGATCGCCGGCGTGCTGAATCTGCGCGGCCGCATCGTCACCGTGGTCGACATGCGCGCCCGGCTCGGGCTGCCCAAGAACGACGACGGCAAGCCGCCGATGGCGGTCGGCGTCGATCTGCGCGGCGAGTCCTACGGCCTGCTGATCGACCAGATCGGCGAGGTCTTGAAACTCCATGATAACGGCCGCGAGGAAAACCCCGTCAATCTCGATCCCCGCATGGCCAAGCTCGCCGGCGGTGTTCACCGTCTCGACGGCCAGCTCATGGTCGTCCTCGACGTCGATCGCGTTCTCGAAATCGTGCCGAAAACAACCCTCGCCGCGTAG
- a CDS encoding CheR family methyltransferase has translation MTPTDYEYLRKILKDHSGLDLSADKQYLIESRLLPLSRKCGAPGISELVQKMKGGSSSITAQVVEAMTTNETFFFRDKVPFEHFRDSIMPEMLKARANRKSIRIWCAAGSTGQEPYSLAMSLKEMGAALAGWRVEIIATDLSTEVLEKSKSGVYSQFEVQRGLPIQLLVKYFKQNGELWQISPELRAMVQHRQLNLLHDFSQLGTFDVIFCRNVLIYFDQETKISIFGRLAKAMEGDGFLVLGAAETVVGLTDVFKPFPDKRGLYRPSGARAGSAQAATSMPKIAAMAGR, from the coding sequence GTGACCCCGACAGACTATGAGTATCTGCGTAAGATCCTGAAGGATCATTCCGGTCTCGACCTGTCCGCAGACAAGCAATATCTGATCGAAAGCCGCCTGCTTCCGCTGTCGCGCAAATGCGGTGCGCCGGGCATCTCCGAACTCGTGCAGAAAATGAAGGGTGGATCGTCATCGATCACCGCCCAGGTGGTCGAAGCCATGACCACCAACGAAACCTTCTTCTTCCGCGACAAGGTGCCGTTCGAACACTTTCGCGATTCGATCATGCCTGAAATGTTGAAGGCGCGCGCCAACCGAAAGAGCATCAGGATATGGTGCGCTGCCGGCTCCACCGGCCAGGAGCCGTATTCGCTTGCGATGTCGCTGAAGGAAATGGGCGCCGCGCTGGCTGGATGGCGCGTCGAAATCATCGCGACCGACCTGTCCACGGAAGTGCTCGAGAAATCGAAATCGGGCGTCTACAGCCAGTTCGAGGTCCAGCGCGGCCTTCCGATTCAACTGCTCGTCAAATATTTCAAGCAGAACGGCGAGCTCTGGCAGATCAGCCCCGAGCTGCGCGCCATGGTTCAGCACCGGCAACTGAACCTGCTGCACGATTTCTCCCAGCTAGGCACCTTTGACGTCATCTTCTGCCGCAACGTGCTGATCTATTTCGATCAGGAAACCAAGATCAGTATCTTCGGCCGTCTCGCCAAGGCGATGGAAGGCGATGGCTTCCTGGTGCTGGGCGCGGCGGAAACGGTCGTCGGCCTGACGGATGTCTTCAAGCCGTTCCCGGACAAGCGCGGTCTCTATCGGCCGAGCGGCGCGCGTGCCGGGTCTGCGCAGGCCGCAACGTCGATGCCAAAAATTGCGGCGATGGCGGGACGGTGA
- a CDS encoding response regulator transcription factor, translated as MADKAPSRGEIFVVDDDPAVRDTLSMVLTAGGYQVICFADGAALLAIARTRTPACILLDVHIPGKSGLDILKELHGEDYPAPIFMISGQGDIAMAVSAIKNGALDFIEKPFRGSEIVARLDEAIEAYARRQAENAPSRIATMHFPGREPLTRREREVLEQFTAGASNKEAGRHLGISPRTIEDHRANIMKKLGARNAADLVRIVMTTQRQGQA; from the coding sequence ATGGCTGACAAAGCCCCCTCCCGTGGGGAGATCTTCGTAGTCGATGACGACCCAGCCGTTCGCGACACGCTTTCGATGGTCCTGACGGCAGGCGGCTATCAGGTCATCTGTTTTGCCGACGGAGCAGCGCTGCTGGCGATTGCGCGAACGCGGACGCCAGCCTGCATCCTCCTCGATGTGCATATCCCGGGCAAGTCCGGTCTCGATATTCTGAAAGAGCTGCATGGTGAGGATTATCCTGCGCCGATCTTCATGATCTCGGGGCAGGGCGATATCGCCATGGCGGTCAGCGCCATCAAGAACGGCGCGCTGGACTTCATCGAAAAGCCGTTTCGCGGCAGCGAAATCGTGGCAAGACTCGATGAGGCGATCGAGGCCTATGCTCGCCGGCAGGCGGAAAACGCGCCATCGCGCATTGCGACCATGCATTTTCCGGGACGTGAACCGCTCACGCGGCGCGAACGCGAGGTGCTGGAACAGTTCACCGCCGGCGCTTCCAACAAGGAAGCGGGGCGGCATCTCGGGATCAGCCCGCGCACGATCGAGGATCACCGCGCCAATATCATGAAGAAGCTCGGCGCGCGGAACGCGGCTGACCTGGTCCGGATCGTGATGACCACCCAGCGTCAGGGCCAAGCCTGA
- a CDS encoding GntR family transcriptional regulator — protein sequence MAPPNTASRRAAPRSTDRLDRDRQAAPQVFERLRGMIISLELPPGSPLSRAALAGQFGVSSTPIRDALMRLEEEGLVDVFPQYATVVSRVDVRLAQQAHFLRQAVELEIVRGLAIQHDETLVVELHATIARQQQYAKAGDFEKFMAADNEFHSQLYTAADKQDIWALVRSRSGHIDRLRRMHLPSPGKAQDIVRHHRLIVKAIEAGEPDGAQRHLRTHLSGTLSELARIRSRYPEYLSN from the coding sequence ATGGCTCCCCCGAACACTGCCTCCCGCCGCGCAGCGCCGCGTTCCACCGACCGGCTCGATCGCGATCGCCAGGCCGCGCCGCAGGTGTTCGAGCGCCTGCGCGGCATGATCATTTCGCTGGAACTGCCGCCGGGATCGCCGTTGTCGCGCGCCGCGCTCGCCGGCCAATTCGGCGTCAGTTCGACGCCGATCCGCGATGCGCTGATGCGGCTTGAAGAAGAAGGGCTTGTCGACGTCTTCCCGCAATATGCAACCGTGGTCAGCCGGGTCGACGTCCGGCTGGCGCAGCAGGCGCATTTCCTGCGGCAGGCGGTCGAACTCGAAATCGTGCGCGGGCTCGCGATCCAGCACGACGAAACGCTCGTCGTCGAACTTCACGCGACGATTGCCCGCCAGCAGCAATATGCCAAGGCCGGCGACTTCGAAAAATTCATGGCCGCCGACAACGAGTTCCACAGCCAGCTCTATACGGCCGCCGACAAGCAGGACATCTGGGCGCTGGTGCGCAGCCGCAGCGGGCATATCGATCGGCTGCGCCGGATGCATCTGCCCTCGCCCGGCAAGGCGCAGGATATCGTGCGGCATCACAGACTGATCGTGAAGGCGATCGAAGCCGGAGAGCCCGACGGGGCGCAGAGGCACCTGCGTACCCATCTGTCGGGCACGCTCAGCGAACTCGCCCGGATTCGCTCGCGCTATCCGGAATATCTCAGCAACTGA
- a CDS encoding PAS domain S-box protein: protein MTLTTRLAIAMIALVAIAVSAVGWLSYRNLEQALLLRARDRIETHARQVATDLEYYAASATGDVTGFRTAAALHGLVRARKAGGTDPTDGVSEKVWRDRLASRFAAELEAKPTYAMIRIIGLDDDGRELVRVDRAGPGDTVRIVPEEGLLKRSSRGYFQEATQLSPGQIYVSPLDLGRRNGLIEEVHRPTLRIATPIFSDDGKPFGFFMVNVDMRRAFDRVRASAWPGEKIYVVNRQGDYLIHPDRSREFGWLLGKPSDWKADFPHLAPQVGATQGSADIVPDNADRPGGIAFAPALLAGVEWVGVIETTPNAVIMAPAASIRNTSLLVGAIAVLSAAVLALLIARSLTRPIVRLTEAVQGVTGKGKVAIPVDARGETGVLARAFAYAIEEIHAKTAALEQEVLEHRRTIAARDHHAERERLFGAAVESSNDAIITTSLDGTITGWNSAAERLYGYSAAEATGKNITLLVPIDRLPEIQDTLRRIGWGERIEQNETVRLHKDGRPIEVSLSISPIKSPSRAIIGISKVARDITDANKTRQVLQQQTEELRRIFETSQDLIMVMDSRGFLVQISPSCETILGYRPEEMIGHSGVDFIHPDHLENSRQEMRAARRGQRPKISDTRCIHKNGRAVWLSWLGTWSEPAKRFFFVGRDMTESRLAQETLRESEQLARGIVDTALDAFVQVDQTGVIRDWNAQAENIFGWPRDEALGNNVFDLMGQPDGQGPLKKALQAFLLSGEVVVRQPRRELQIRRRDGKEITVELSIAALKTRGGFVFNGFVRDLTDKLAAEDRIRQAEKMEAMGQLTGGIAHDFNNILTVITGTIEILADAVKGEPQLAAITRMIDEAASRGADLTQHLLAFARKQPLEPKITDVNTLIIDTAKLLQRTLGEHVEIESVFDDETCPAIVDPNQLATAILNLALNARDAMPDGGKLIIETGFVILDDNYARMHSDVRPGRYAMIAVSDTGTGIPAAILDKVFNPFFTSKGPGKGTGLGLSMVYGFIKQSAGHIMIYSEEGHGTTIKMYLPPATGALPAAEPVPAAAVEGGHETILVVEDDKLVRDYVLTQLHSLGYVTLDAANATEAMALAHTGHPFDLLFTDVIMPGMNGRQLADEILKVRPGLRVLFTSGYTENAIIHHGRLDEGVLLLAKPYRKSDMAMMIRKALAD, encoded by the coding sequence ATGACGCTCACAACCAGGCTTGCCATCGCGATGATTGCGCTGGTCGCGATCGCGGTTTCCGCGGTCGGATGGCTGAGCTATCGCAACCTGGAACAGGCGCTGCTGTTGCGCGCCCGCGACCGCATCGAGACGCATGCACGACAGGTCGCGACCGATCTCGAATATTACGCCGCGAGCGCAACCGGAGATGTCACGGGCTTTCGGACCGCAGCGGCGTTGCACGGATTGGTCCGCGCCCGCAAAGCGGGCGGCACAGATCCGACCGACGGTGTCTCCGAAAAGGTCTGGCGCGATCGGCTAGCTTCACGTTTCGCGGCCGAACTCGAAGCCAAGCCCACCTATGCGATGATTCGGATCATCGGCCTCGATGACGATGGCCGTGAGCTTGTCCGCGTCGATCGCGCGGGACCGGGCGACACGGTTCGGATCGTGCCCGAAGAGGGATTGCTGAAGAGAAGCAGTCGCGGCTACTTCCAGGAAGCGACCCAGCTCAGTCCCGGACAAATCTACGTCTCACCGCTCGATCTGGGTCGCCGCAACGGACTTATCGAGGAGGTGCACAGGCCAACGCTTCGCATCGCGACGCCGATCTTCTCGGATGACGGGAAGCCATTCGGTTTTTTCATGGTCAATGTCGACATGCGGCGCGCGTTCGACCGCGTCCGCGCATCGGCATGGCCGGGCGAGAAGATCTACGTCGTCAACCGCCAGGGCGACTATCTCATTCATCCCGATCGTTCGCGGGAATTCGGCTGGTTGCTCGGCAAGCCGAGCGACTGGAAAGCCGACTTCCCGCATCTGGCGCCGCAGGTCGGGGCGACGCAAGGCAGCGCTGATATCGTGCCGGATAATGCCGACCGGCCGGGCGGAATAGCCTTCGCACCCGCGCTTCTGGCCGGGGTCGAATGGGTTGGCGTCATCGAAACGACCCCTAACGCCGTGATCATGGCGCCGGCTGCGAGCATCAGGAATACCTCCCTTCTGGTCGGAGCGATCGCGGTGTTGTCAGCGGCCGTGCTGGCGCTCTTGATCGCGAGGTCACTGACCCGACCGATCGTCCGGCTGACCGAAGCCGTTCAGGGGGTGACCGGCAAAGGCAAGGTCGCCATTCCCGTCGATGCCCGCGGCGAGACCGGCGTGCTCGCGCGCGCGTTCGCGTATGCGATCGAGGAAATCCATGCAAAGACCGCCGCACTTGAGCAGGAGGTTCTGGAGCATCGGCGCACCATAGCGGCGCGTGACCATCATGCCGAGCGGGAGCGGCTATTCGGCGCGGCGGTCGAATCCTCCAACGACGCCATCATCACGACATCGCTCGACGGCACCATCACCGGCTGGAACTCGGCCGCCGAGCGGCTTTACGGATACTCCGCAGCGGAAGCCACGGGCAAGAACATTACGCTGCTTGTACCCATCGACCGGCTGCCGGAGATTCAGGACACGTTGCGACGAATCGGCTGGGGTGAGCGCATCGAGCAAAATGAAACAGTACGCCTGCACAAGGACGGCCGGCCCATCGAAGTCTCGCTCAGCATTTCCCCGATCAAGTCGCCCTCCAGAGCAATCATCGGAATCTCGAAGGTCGCGCGCGACATCACCGACGCCAACAAGACCAGGCAGGTGCTGCAGCAACAGACGGAGGAGCTTCGCCGCATCTTCGAGACCTCCCAGGATCTGATCATGGTGATGGATTCGCGCGGCTTTCTGGTTCAGATCAGCCCGAGCTGCGAGACCATATTGGGCTATCGGCCGGAGGAAATGATCGGCCACAGCGGGGTCGACTTCATCCATCCCGACCACCTCGAGAACTCGCGCCAGGAAATGCGCGCGGCACGGCGCGGCCAGCGCCCGAAGATTTCCGATACGCGCTGCATTCACAAGAACGGGCGGGCGGTGTGGCTGTCCTGGCTCGGAACATGGTCCGAACCGGCCAAGCGCTTCTTCTTCGTCGGCCGCGACATGACCGAGAGCCGGCTGGCGCAGGAGACGCTGCGCGAAAGCGAGCAACTCGCGCGCGGCATCGTCGACACCGCGCTGGACGCCTTCGTCCAGGTCGACCAGACGGGCGTTATCAGGGACTGGAATGCGCAGGCCGAGAATATCTTCGGCTGGCCGCGCGATGAAGCGCTCGGCAACAATGTGTTCGATCTGATGGGCCAGCCGGACGGGCAAGGACCTCTCAAGAAAGCCCTGCAGGCCTTCCTGCTATCCGGCGAAGTGGTCGTCCGTCAGCCCCGCCGCGAACTCCAGATCAGGCGGCGGGACGGCAAGGAGATCACGGTTGAGCTGAGCATCGCCGCGCTGAAGACGCGCGGGGGCTTCGTGTTCAACGGATTCGTCCGCGACCTCACCGACAAGCTCGCGGCCGAGGACAGGATCCGGCAGGCCGAGAAGATGGAGGCCATGGGCCAGCTCACCGGCGGCATCGCGCACGACTTCAACAACATTCTCACCGTGATCACGGGAACGATCGAAATCCTGGCCGATGCCGTCAAGGGCGAACCGCAGCTTGCCGCCATCACGCGAATGATCGACGAGGCGGCCTCGCGCGGCGCCGATCTCACCCAGCATCTTCTCGCCTTCGCGCGCAAGCAGCCACTCGAACCTAAGATCACCGACGTCAACACGCTGATCATCGACACCGCGAAACTGCTGCAGCGGACGCTCGGCGAGCATGTCGAGATCGAATCCGTGTTCGACGACGAGACCTGTCCGGCAATCGTCGATCCCAATCAACTCGCCACCGCGATCCTCAACCTGGCCCTCAACGCCCGCGACGCGATGCCGGACGGAGGCAAGCTGATCATCGAGACCGGCTTCGTCATTCTCGATGACAATTATGCGCGGATGCACAGCGACGTCCGACCCGGCCGCTACGCCATGATCGCGGTGAGCGACACCGGAACCGGCATACCGGCCGCGATCCTCGACAAGGTATTCAATCCGTTCTTCACCTCGAAGGGCCCAGGCAAGGGCACCGGCCTCGGGCTGAGCATGGTGTACGGCTTTATCAAGCAATCGGCCGGGCACATCATGATCTACAGCGAGGAAGGCCATGGCACGACGATCAAGATGTATCTGCCACCGGCCACCGGCGCCTTGCCGGCGGCCGAGCCGGTGCCGGCGGCGGCTGTCGAGGGCGGCCATGAAACAATCCTGGTCGTGGAAGACGACAAGCTGGTGCGCGACTACGTGCTGACGCAGCTGCACTCGCTCGGTTACGTCACGCTGGATGCGGCGAACGCGACCGAGGCAATGGCGCTCGCCCACACCGGCCATCCGTTCGACCTGCTGTTCACCGACGTGATCATGCCCGGCATGAACGGCCGCCAGCTTGCCGACGAGATATTGAAGGTCAGGCCCGGCTTGAGGGTGCTGTTCACCTCGGGCTATACCGAGAATGCCATCATTCATCACGGCCGGCTCGACGAAGGCGTATTGCTGCTCGCCAAGCCCTATCGGAAATCGGATATGGCGATGATGATCCGCAAAGCGCTCGCCGATTGA
- a CDS encoding response regulator: MKTCLVVEDSSIVRKVARRILEGLGFEVVEAEDGVDALVVCKRAMPEAILLDWNMPVMDGYHFLCHLRRMPGGDEPKVVFCTTENGIDHITQAIDGGANEYIMKPFDKDIIAAKFQEVGLIELAEPGLV; encoded by the coding sequence ATGAAAACATGTCTCGTTGTTGAGGATTCCAGCATTGTTCGTAAAGTGGCGCGCCGCATCCTGGAAGGACTCGGTTTTGAGGTCGTCGAAGCCGAAGACGGTGTGGACGCTTTGGTCGTTTGCAAGCGCGCGATGCCTGAGGCGATTTTGCTCGACTGGAACATGCCGGTGATGGACGGCTACCACTTCCTGTGTCATCTGCGCCGCATGCCTGGCGGCGATGAGCCCAAGGTCGTGTTCTGCACCACCGAAAATGGCATCGATCATATCACGCAGGCGATCGACGGCGGCGCCAACGAATACATCATGAAGCCGTTCGACAAGGACATCATCGCGGCGAAGTTCCAGGAAGTCGGCCTGATCGAGCTCGCCGAACCCGGCCTCGTTTGA
- a CDS encoding ABC transporter substrate-binding protein yields MLMLLPGSQASAQQKSEVTLSRQPGIFYMPSHIMEKNKLIEKHAASLGVPGVTTKWINLSGGGAQTDALLAGSVDILNTGTGNLLLLWDRTRGGVKGIVATSAQPMTLISRDPNIKSIKDFGANDKIAVPTVKVSTQAIVLQIAAAEAFGADQWSKLDPNTVQLGHPDAYVAMTNTQHEVRNHFAIPPFTFLELKNVPGAHVVLSSPDVMGGPLSQAQFFTTTKFADANPKIVQAVRDATKEAHDLIRSDTKTAVEIYKEVTGDKTSVEDLLAWLKEPGMMEWNLQPQGTMKFAAHLFKVGTLKTMPKAFTDYYLPVAHDLKGN; encoded by the coding sequence ATGCTGATGTTGCTGCCGGGCTCGCAGGCTTCGGCCCAGCAGAAGTCGGAGGTGACGCTGTCGCGGCAGCCGGGCATTTTCTACATGCCCTCGCACATCATGGAAAAGAACAAGCTGATCGAGAAGCACGCGGCTTCCCTCGGCGTTCCCGGCGTCACCACCAAATGGATCAACCTGAGCGGCGGCGGCGCGCAGACCGATGCATTGCTGGCTGGCAGCGTCGACATCCTCAACACCGGAACCGGCAATCTGCTGCTGTTGTGGGATCGCACCCGCGGCGGCGTCAAGGGCATCGTCGCCACCTCGGCGCAGCCGATGACGCTGATCAGCCGCGATCCGAATATCAAGTCGATCAAGGATTTCGGGGCGAACGACAAGATCGCGGTGCCTACCGTCAAGGTCTCGACGCAGGCGATCGTGCTGCAGATCGCGGCCGCCGAAGCCTTCGGCGCCGACCAATGGTCGAAGCTCGATCCCAATACCGTGCAGCTCGGTCATCCCGACGCCTATGTGGCGATGACCAATACGCAGCACGAGGTGCGCAATCATTTCGCGATCCCGCCATTCACGTTCCTCGAACTGAAGAACGTCCCTGGCGCCCATGTGGTGCTGTCGTCGCCCGACGTGATGGGTGGCCCGCTCAGCCAGGCGCAGTTCTTCACGACAACCAAATTCGCCGACGCCAACCCGAAGATCGTGCAGGCGGTGCGCGACGCCACCAAGGAGGCGCACGACCTGATCCGCAGCGACACCAAGACGGCGGTCGAAATCTACAAGGAAGTCACCGGCGACAAGACCAGCGTCGAGGATCTCTTGGCGTGGCTCAAGGAGCCCGGCATGATGGAATGGAACCTGCAGCCGCAGGGCACCATGAAATTCGCCGCCCATCTGTTCAAGGTCGGCACGCTGAAGACCATGCCAAAAGCGTTCACCGATTACTACCTGCCGGTCGCCCACGACCTGAAGGGTAATTGA
- a CDS encoding response regulator: MARILVVDDDAAVQTTVRLLLERAGHSVVTANDGRRGVALCQSGNFDLLFLDIFMPGMDGFETMRMVRQHRPQIPIIVISGRPISSEADTAPDFLTMATKLGAISSLQKPFRPADLLAAVTGCLEAVDRGAPRPAGGVASSP, translated from the coding sequence TTGGCAAGAATACTGGTCGTGGATGACGATGCGGCGGTCCAGACGACCGTCCGCCTGCTGCTCGAGCGCGCCGGCCATAGCGTGGTCACTGCCAATGACGGGCGAAGGGGCGTGGCCTTGTGTCAGAGCGGGAATTTCGATCTGTTGTTCCTCGACATCTTCATGCCGGGAATGGATGGGTTCGAAACCATGCGGATGGTTCGCCAGCACCGGCCGCAGATTCCAATCATCGTCATCTCCGGCCGGCCGATCTCTTCGGAGGCGGACACCGCCCCTGACTTCCTGACCATGGCGACCAAGCTCGGAGCGATCTCCAGCCTGCAGAAACCGTTCCGGCCGGCGGACCTCCTGGCGGCCGTCACGGGCTGCCTGGAAGCCGTCGATCGCGGCGCACCGCGGCCTGCCGGAGGTGTTGCTTCCTCCCCGTGA